The genomic DNA ATATCGCATTGTTGTGAGTGCGTCGAGTATTCCAGAGCTCCTTTCCGATGATCAGCGAAAAGTCGCCAACCTAGTTTTCTCTAGACTGGGAAACTTCCCAGCGGTTGCCTATCTACGTAGCCAAGCTGAAGCAATTGGAGCGGTTAGCGCTTATGACTATTCACTCGCACTTGATATCGATCTGGAGATCAGGCGAACGAATAACACGATCCAGTTTAGCGTTGGACCTGATCTAACTTTGACGGATTTTCAGAGAAGGCTCTGGAGCGAATTAGAAAGTGAGCAACCGATCGCTGTAACAGCGCCTACTTCAGCGGGAAAGTCTTTTGCGCTCTTGAACTACATCGTGCGGAATCACATAAACGCAAAATTTCGCTGGAGCCTTTTCGTTGTGCCTACCCGTGCCTTGATCTCACAAATCACCACTTCAATAGTGGAGATGTTTAGCGTGGCAGGGCCTGGACGTGAACCAACAGTTTCTTCAATCCCAATTTCGCCTGAAGAACTGGAGTCCGAGCGCGGGATATACGTCCTAACTCAGGAACGTGCGCAGATCTTGATTGAGTCCGGAAAGATGCCTCATTTTGACGTCGTTGTAATTGACGAAGCGCAAGGCATTGCGGATGGGCAGCGAGGAATCACGCTGCAAACCGTACTTGAGTCTATTTTAGAAACGCGAAATCGAGACAGGAATCAGAAAATCCTTTTCGCCGCGCCCCCCATAAGTAACCCGGGGTTGTTCGCAGACCTGTTCTCCTTTCAAGCATGCGAAGTTATTCGGGAGCGGGAGAGCCCCGTAGCGCAAAACTTGGTTTTCGTCAAAACGAATCCGATTAGCAAAAACATGGTGACGCTCTCTGTAAAACTTGAGGATGCCATCTTACCGATTGGAGATATTGCTCTCGATAAAGAGCTCTTTGATGACCGTCAGAAGCTGACGATAATCAGTTGGGAGTTTGGGAAAAAATCTCAGAATATCGTTTTCTCGAGTGGTAAGGCTGAATGCGAGAGGATTGCACTCCAGCTCACAGAGCTTGCGAGTCCAGGGCAAACGACGGATGCAAATCCTCGTCTTATCGAACTTGCAAAGTTCATTCGAACTCATGTCCACAAAGAGTATTCACTTGCGGAAACTGTCTTGGCTGGAATTGGGTTCCACTACGGGAACATGCCTGCAGCAATACGGAAGGCTATCGAGTCAACCTTCGAGAGCGGTGAGCTTAGCCATTTAGTCTGTACAAGCACACTGCTTCAGGGGGTGAACATGCCAGCTAGCAACTTGTTCATGCTCAATCCGTCACGCGGATCGGAGAGGCGGGGCGCCCCTGCGGAACCATTGGATGGAGTTGACTTTTGGAATCTAGCGGGTAGGGCTGGGCGGTTGGGCAAGGAGTTTGAAGGCAATGTCTTCCTAATCGATTACGATCTTTGGAAGTCGAAGCCGATATCTGCTGACCGTGAGAGAGAAGTCGTCCCCGCACTTGAGCGGACGGTCAAAACTGTAGATAGTCGACTTGTCGACTTCATCGAGGACCGCGAACACCCGTCAGGGACGAGCCCGGCAGCAGAATCCGCTTTTACAAAGCTTTTTAACGATTATCGGTCCGGAAAGCTTTCGAAGACACTAGATAAAGTTTTTGCGAGCGACGATGCAACATCTGCAGACGAACTTGAAAATACACTCAGTCGGTGCGTTAAATCAATTAATGTTCCAGTCGAGATAACTGAGAGAAACATCTCCATTTCCCCGTACAGGCAACAGCAGATGCTTGATTATCTGCGTAAGCGCATGAACGAAAAGCCACCTGAGGAATTCATTCCAATCCATCCGCTTCGCAGCGAAGCCTACGACAGTCTCTTGCGGATACTTAAACGAGTGCACAACCACTTCGAGTTGAAAAAGAAGTCCGATCGGTCACATGTGTTTTTTTCAAGGTTCGCCATTAATTGGATGAGAGGAGAGCCGCTTCCAAGGCTTATCGATGCATATCACAACAATCGCAAGAAGAAGATGAAAAAGGCGCCGCGCATGGCGACATCGATTAGGGAAACACTCAATCTGCTCGAATCCGACCTGCGTTTCCGATACGTAAAATTTCTGCGCTGCTATGAGGACTTGGTCACTCATGCACTTAACGAAGCTGGAAGACCGGAATTAGCACAGTCGATTCCGGCAATCCATTTGTTTTTAGAACTCGGCGCATCTTCAGGCACGATGGTAGGACTTATTAGCCTCGGGTTCACACGTACTACAGCAGGCGTTCTTCAAGATGAGGCAACTGATAAAAACCTATCTAGAGCTTCCGCGTTAGAGTGGTTACGAAGAACCAAGTGGGAGTCCCGTGATATTCCCCAAGCCTGCCTGGATGAAGTGCGCGAGATTATTGGGAATTGACCTTTCCGCACGTACGCGATGTTGTTTGCTTGGTCGGGAGCAGCGACCATACATTCAACACGACGATGAAAAAGTTTCAACCTACGTATCCAGTCGTCTTCTGAGAGCGACACTAGAACTGCAATTAGACTAAGCGAGGGACTCGGTGGTCGTTAACCACGGAAAAAACCTCGGTCCACAGGTGAGCCCTTGCCCCCGTCTGCGCATTTTATCGCCTCTTCTACTCCGATTTTAGGTCAACTGCCGTTTGAATCGAAGATCCACGTGTGGGCTAAGTCAACGACTTTTCCGACAAGCGGCAAGTCATTTCGTCCGAACGAATTCGAATCCTTCCACGTCTCGCCGTCTTTGTAAATCCGACTGACGGTTACGTTGTGCCGCGGGCCGTTTGCGGTCTCGTTCTCCCAGATCGCAGCCTTGATGCGGCCCATGCGAATCTCGTGCACAGGGCGTGCTTTCTCTTTCTTAGCCACTGATACGTCTCCAAAACAGGAAAAGAAAATCAACACCATCAAAGTCGCGAATTGGCCAGTTGTTGCCGGCGACAATTCGGACATTTCCCCAGGAACCTGCCGGAAGCAGCTTGGGGGTCATAGTTGAGGTTGCTCCATTCCTCATCAATCGCAGAAACATACGACTCGGGGCCACGAGTACCGCAGTGAATGCATGCCAGTGCGAAACCCGTTTCGTCACGATTACCAAAATCGGCAAGCGACTGTTCTGCCCACTCAAGTGAGTACTGACACGCAGCAAAGACCGCTGTTCTGCTCACCTCGTGGTTTCCGTCATCAAGGTTTGTCATCCTTGGTGCAAATCTGCCTTTCTCTAGCCATTCCAGTAGCGCGTTTGCGAATTCGACCACCGCTGGCCAATCCATCTTCGAGCATGCTTCTCCAAGCAGACGCCATGTTTCATCAGGATCCATGGCTAGGATGCCAGTGAGAGTAGCTGACCGATTTTTGCGTCAAGCTGCACTCGGTCTCCAGCGAGTGTGATTCGCTGAGATGTAAGCGTTCTATCTGCCCGTGTGGACAGGTGTGTTAGCTTGGTGGGTTTCCTTCCTTTTCGAGGAGAAACCTGTGCCGAGAACTTCCTGCCCAAAACTTACTCAGCAGTGGCGTGAACGGATCCGTCGCTTTGAAAAGTCTGAGTTGACCGTTGCTGATTTTTGCCAACTCGAAGGCTATAGCGTTGCCTCGTTCTACCAGTGGCGACGAAGGTTTGCAGAAGAGGACCGCGAAGATCAACCCGGCGTTTTCATGCCCGTCGAGCTGCCCCACGCTGCACTTCAAGGGCATCGGCTTGATGAGCAAGTGCAAGCCGTTGACCTGAGGATCGAACTGCCCGGCGGCGCGGTACTGCGACTTGATGCCGAGGCCTCCGATCGGCAGCAGTGTCGCCTGATCAGAAATGTCGTTCGGTCGCTCTCCGAGGTCGCTCAATGATCGCCCTCGCACCGACAACTCGGATTTTCATTCATACCGACTCGTTTGGCAATTGCTGAGGTTGTTCGCCCACTGCTCGGCGTGATGCGGCCGAAGCTCGTCTGTGTTTAGCGTCGGGTAGGCTTCAACGAAGCGCTGCAGGCGATAGCGATACCACTCGTAGGTTGCTTCAGCACGATTGCGTTGGGTCCACTCCAGGAAGTGATCACAGAGCACCGCAACAGATCGGCCGCCTGAGGGGGAAACCGTGGGGACTTCCGGCTGAGAGAGAAGCAGGTGGTACTGACGAAACGCCTCGTCCTTGTCTGGTCCGAGGTTGATTTGCTTGCCGTGAAGCTGGACGTACCACAGGCCGCGAGCGCGGCGATAAAACGGCTTTGGGAAATGGGGCATGGGTGCTCTCCGGTTTGAGTAAACAACCGGAGCGGGCCGGAAAGCACGCCGATTTGCTGCATTGTAGCAGCAACTTCTCTGACACGACGATTCCAATCGTCGTAAGTCTAGTACACCCCAGAGGATTCGAACCTCTAACCTTCGGTTCCGTAGACCGATGCTCTATCCAGTTGAGCTAGGGGTGCTCTTGGTGGGCCTTTGTTCGACCCGGGATGCGAGAGTTTAGCGGAGGTGTGTCCTTTTGCAAGCCGACTCGCACAGGTTGTGAATTTTTAATGACGAATCCACTTCGTACTCGCTCGACACCTTCTTACGCAGGTTCTCGTCGCCTGTGTTTGGGACACTATCGGATCGGTCTCGGTGCGGACTTCACCTTTTTCATGTCTCGCTTTCAGCGATTTTTGTTTCCTCTGTTCATCCCCTTCTATTGACCCGAATACCACTCCCCGAGCCAAATTGCCCTATCGATTACTGGCAGGAAAATCGCTGGCAGGAAACCCGTCGCCACGTCGCTTGGTGCGCACGCCCGCGAACTTGTTGCGATTTGCGAACCAGTCCCGTGTGTGGGGGACTTCATTTTGTATGCCTTGGGAGTCGGTTTCGATGTGCGGCCGAAAGCTCGGCAACGCTGGTTTCTAATCCACCGAATCGGCAGAGTTTGGCTGACCGGATTTCGAGGCACGGGGCATTCGCCGTGGCTGAGCTTCGGTGCCGCGACAGGCTGTTAATCAGGGTCGTTTGGCGGTACGATTTCGGGCATGACTCCGATGATGAAACAGTATCATGAAGCGAAGGCAGCGTGCGGCGACGCATTGCTGTTGTTTCGCATGGGCGACTTTTACGAGTTGTTCCTCGAAGACGCGAAAGTCGCTGCCGATGTGTTGGGACTGACGCTCACTAGCCGCGACAAAGATAGCGCGAATCCGACCGCCATGGCTGGGTTCCCACATCATCAACTCGACGGTTACCTGTGCAAACTCATACGAGCCGGATTCCGTGCCGCCGTCTGTGAACAGGTCGAAGATCCCAAGCAAGCCAAAGGTTTGGTCAAACGGGAAATTACGCGCGTCGTCAGTGCCGGAACACTTACTGACGATGGCATGCTTGACCCTCGCGAGGCCAACTATGTGGCCGCCGTGGTTTTGCACCAGGCAAGTGGTGGGCGAAAACAAGGCGAGCCACCCGTCGCTGGGATCGCGTGGGCGGAATTGTCCAGCGGTCGATTTTGTGCCGGCGTCTTTCCCGTCGCCAGGATCGAGGACGAGTTGGCTCGGATCGGGCCGGCCGAAGTCATTTATCGCGAGGACGATGCCAAGTTTTCGCCGGACACGACTGCACCTTGGTCCTGGACGTCTCGGCCCGCATGGAGCTTTGCCGAGGACGCTTCGGCGAAGGCGCTTTGTGATCAATTTCAAGTCGGATCGCTGGAAGGATTCGGCTTCAACGACGAAGACTCCGCCGCCATCCGCGCCGCCGGCGCGGTGTTAACGTATTTACAAGAAACTCAGCCCGCCGGCCTGGACCACTTTCGCTCGATCTCCGCCCATCACCGCAGCGGGGTTCTTGAGATCGATGCGTCGACCCGGCGTAGCTTGGAAATCACTCGAACCTTAAGAACGTCTTCGCGAGAAGGTTCGTTGGTCGATGCGATCGACTTGACCTGCACCTCGGCCGGTTCACGGGTGCTGTCCGACTGGATCGCCGCTCCGTTAATCGAGATCGCGCCGATTGAGGCACGGCATGACGCGATCGAAGAGTTTATGAAGTACGCCTCGTTGCGAAGCGACGTTCGGCAAACGTTGAAGCAGACCTTCGACATCACTCGATTGCTCGCTCGTGTCGCCACCGGGCGAACGGGACCACGTGACTTGCTGCAGCTTGCACAGACGTTGGCCGGTTTGCCGGAACTGAAGGCAAAGTTGGCCGGTCGAACGCCGAAGCGATTGGTGCAACTGGAGTCGCACCTGCACCTGTGTCCGGAGCTCCGCAGTGAGCTCGAAAACGCTCTTTCGGAGGACTGCAAATTAAGCGCGGCCGACGGTAACTTTATCAAAGCAGGTTACGACGAAGAACTCGACGCGCTTCGCAAGTTGGCCGCCGGCGGGAAGCAATGGATTGCCGAGTACCAGCAGAAGCAGATGGATGAAACCGGCATCCCGAACTTGAAGGTCGGGTACAACAAAGTCTTCGGCTACTACCTGGAAGTCACCAACGCACACAAAGATAAGATTCCGCAGGACTTTATCCGGAAACAAACGCTAAAGAACTGTGAACGATACATCACGCCGGATCTGAAAGAGTACGAAGAAAAAGTTTTATCGGCGGACGAAAAAGCACAATCGCGCGAGCAGTTGATCTACCAACAATTGGTTTCGCATGCCGCACGGCATCTGCAAACGTTGGGCGAAGTCGCAGCCGCGATGGCAGAACTCGATGTACTCGCCGCGTTGGCAGAGCTGGCCGCACAGCGTAGTTGGGTGCGTCCGGAGATGACCGACGATTCGGTGCTGCGGATCGAAGCGGGACGCCATCCGGTTTTGGACGTCACGTTGCCGCAAGGTGAATTCGTCCCGAACGATTGTGTACAGTCTCCTGAGACGGGCATGATTTTGCTGATCACCGGCCCGAACATGGCGGGGAAGAGTACCTACATTCGGCAAGTCGCGCTGATTACGTTGCTGGCCCAAGCGGGATCTTACGTGCCGGCCGCGTCGGCGTCGATTGGAATTGCCGATCGAATTTTTGCCCGCGTCGGAGCCAGCGATGAACTCAGTCGCGGCCAAAGTACGTTCATGGTTGAAATGGTCGAGACCGCTCGTATTTTGAACACGGCGACGTCGCGCTCCCTGGTCATTTTGGACGAGATCGGACGCGGGACCAGCACCTACGATGGGTTGTCATTGGCGTGGGCGATCACCGAGCATTTGCATGAGCAAATCGGTAGTCGGACGTTGTTTGCGACGCACTATCATGAGCTGACACAATTGCAGGAGATGTTGCCTCGTGTTGCCAACTTGAACGTCGCTGTGAAAGAGTGGAACGACGAAGTAGTCTTCTTGCACCGTATCGTTCCCGGTGGTGCCGACAAGAGTTACGGTATCCACGTCGCGAGACTTGCGGGTGTTCCGGCGTCGGTGAACGAGCGGGCCAAAGACATCCTCAGCCAATTGGAATCCGATCATTTGGATTCGCTCAATCGACCGACCATCGCGCCACCTCAGGGTCACGACTCCAGCGGCAGTGCGTATCAGTTGACACTGTTTGGTTTCGCCGATCATCCCGTACTGACGCAGATCGGCCAATTGGATTTGAACCAGATGACGCCTG from Roseiconus lacunae includes the following:
- the mutS gene encoding DNA mismatch repair protein MutS, encoding MTPMMKQYHEAKAACGDALLLFRMGDFYELFLEDAKVAADVLGLTLTSRDKDSANPTAMAGFPHHQLDGYLCKLIRAGFRAAVCEQVEDPKQAKGLVKREITRVVSAGTLTDDGMLDPREANYVAAVVLHQASGGRKQGEPPVAGIAWAELSSGRFCAGVFPVARIEDELARIGPAEVIYREDDAKFSPDTTAPWSWTSRPAWSFAEDASAKALCDQFQVGSLEGFGFNDEDSAAIRAAGAVLTYLQETQPAGLDHFRSISAHHRSGVLEIDASTRRSLEITRTLRTSSREGSLVDAIDLTCTSAGSRVLSDWIAAPLIEIAPIEARHDAIEEFMKYASLRSDVRQTLKQTFDITRLLARVATGRTGPRDLLQLAQTLAGLPELKAKLAGRTPKRLVQLESHLHLCPELRSELENALSEDCKLSAADGNFIKAGYDEELDALRKLAAGGKQWIAEYQQKQMDETGIPNLKVGYNKVFGYYLEVTNAHKDKIPQDFIRKQTLKNCERYITPDLKEYEEKVLSADEKAQSREQLIYQQLVSHAARHLQTLGEVAAAMAELDVLAALAELAAQRSWVRPEMTDDSVLRIEAGRHPVLDVTLPQGEFVPNDCVQSPETGMILLITGPNMAGKSTYIRQVALITLLAQAGSYVPAASASIGIADRIFARVGASDELSRGQSTFMVEMVETARILNTATSRSLVILDEIGRGTSTYDGLSLAWAITEHLHEQIGSRTLFATHYHELTQLQEMLPRVANLNVAVKEWNDEVVFLHRIVPGGADKSYGIHVARLAGVPASVNERAKDILSQLESDHLDSLNRPTIAPPQGHDSSGSAYQLTLFGFADHPVLTQIGQLDLNQMTPVDAIAFLQQAKKQIESHPALK
- the tnpA gene encoding IS66 family insertion sequence element accessory protein TnpA, encoding MPRTSCPKLTQQWRERIRRFEKSELTVADFCQLEGYSVASFYQWRRRFAEEDREDQPGVFMPVELPHAALQGHRLDEQVQAVDLRIELPGGAVLRLDAEASDRQQCRLIRNVVRSLSEVAQ
- a CDS encoding DEAD/DEAH box helicase, which gives rise to MIQELANRIWSHNAFHEDYASLVTNAFGQSFGHSSQETIESARMLKLIRSACHLSGSDEREHREAAYRIVVSASSIPELLSDDQRKVANLVFSRLGNFPAVAYLRSQAEAIGAVSAYDYSLALDIDLEIRRTNNTIQFSVGPDLTLTDFQRRLWSELESEQPIAVTAPTSAGKSFALLNYIVRNHINAKFRWSLFVVPTRALISQITTSIVEMFSVAGPGREPTVSSIPISPEELESERGIYVLTQERAQILIESGKMPHFDVVVIDEAQGIADGQRGITLQTVLESILETRNRDRNQKILFAAPPISNPGLFADLFSFQACEVIRERESPVAQNLVFVKTNPISKNMVTLSVKLEDAILPIGDIALDKELFDDRQKLTIISWEFGKKSQNIVFSSGKAECERIALQLTELASPGQTTDANPRLIELAKFIRTHVHKEYSLAETVLAGIGFHYGNMPAAIRKAIESTFESGELSHLVCTSTLLQGVNMPASNLFMLNPSRGSERRGAPAEPLDGVDFWNLAGRAGRLGKEFEGNVFLIDYDLWKSKPISADREREVVPALERTVKTVDSRLVDFIEDREHPSGTSPAAESAFTKLFNDYRSGKLSKTLDKVFASDDATSADELENTLSRCVKSINVPVEITERNISISPYRQQQMLDYLRKRMNEKPPEEFIPIHPLRSEAYDSLLRILKRVHNHFELKKKSDRSHVFFSRFAINWMRGEPLPRLIDAYHNNRKKKMKKAPRMATSIRETLNLLESDLRFRYVKFLRCYEDLVTHALNEAGRPELAQSIPAIHLFLELGASSGTMVGLISLGFTRTTAGVLQDEATDKNLSRASALEWLRRTKWESRDIPQACLDEVREIIGN